From a region of the Tachypleus tridentatus isolate NWPU-2018 chromosome 1, ASM421037v1, whole genome shotgun sequence genome:
- the LOC143251524 gene encoding uncharacterized protein LOC143251524 isoform X1 has protein sequence MLFFSPILKFEKKILDVAERRRKVYPQKQLQDNFIIRFFSDGAVRQQWLKNVSREIFQSSRHHRVCNEQFWAKDYTRGVHPRDIKEYDILKYEPLAMPTIFPDHPLHKQVVKSQSRPPPRKRAPEIKETCPVAAKKKKRHQVSSIHIVQLSQWKISLKQTHYQHV, from the exons ATGCTGTTTTTTTCTccgattttaaaatttgaaaagaagaTTTTAGATGTTGCGGAGAGACGTCGGAAAGTATATCCTCAAAAACAGTTACAGGACAATTTCATTATTAGGTTCTTTTCTGATGGAGCAGTTCGTCAACAATGGTTGAAGAATGTAAGTCGTGAAATATTTCAGTCATCCAGACATCACAGGGTATGCAATGAACAGTTTTGGGCGAAAGATTATACGAGAG GAGTGCACCCAAGAGACATAAAAGAATATGACATCTTGAAGTATGAACCTCTGGCAATGCCTACCATCTTTCCAGATCATCCTCTACATAAGCAAGTTGTAAAATCACAAAGTAGACCACCTCCAAGAAAACGAGCTCCTGAAATCAAGGAAACATGCCCAGTAGCTGccaaaaagaagaaaagacaTCAGGTGTCGAGCATTCATATTGTTCAACTGTCCCAGTGGAAGATCAGCTTGAAACAA ACACACTATCAGCACGTCTAG
- the LOC143251524 gene encoding uncharacterized protein LOC143251524 isoform X2: MLFFSPILKFEKKILDVAERRRKVYPQKQLQDNFIIRFFSDGAVRQQWLKNVSREIFQSSRHHRVCNEQFWAKDYTRGVHPRDIKEYDILKYEPLAMPTIFPDHPLHKQVVKSQSRPPPRKRAPEIKETCPVAAKKKKRHQVSSIHIVQLSQWKISLKQ; the protein is encoded by the exons ATGCTGTTTTTTTCTccgattttaaaatttgaaaagaagaTTTTAGATGTTGCGGAGAGACGTCGGAAAGTATATCCTCAAAAACAGTTACAGGACAATTTCATTATTAGGTTCTTTTCTGATGGAGCAGTTCGTCAACAATGGTTGAAGAATGTAAGTCGTGAAATATTTCAGTCATCCAGACATCACAGGGTATGCAATGAACAGTTTTGGGCGAAAGATTATACGAGAG GAGTGCACCCAAGAGACATAAAAGAATATGACATCTTGAAGTATGAACCTCTGGCAATGCCTACCATCTTTCCAGATCATCCTCTACATAAGCAAGTTGTAAAATCACAAAGTAGACCACCTCCAAGAAAACGAGCTCCTGAAATCAAGGAAACATGCCCAGTAGCTGccaaaaagaagaaaagacaTCAGGTGTCGAGCATTCATATTGTTCAACTGTCCCAGTGGAAGATCAGCTTGAAACAA tGA